The DNA sequence TCGCGTTGCTTCGCGTTGCTTCGCGTTGCTTCGCGTTGCTTCGCGTTGCTTCGCGTTGCTTCGCGTTGCTTCGCGTTGCTTCGCGTTGCTTCGCGTTGCTTCGCGTTGCTTCGCGTTGCTTCGTTCTGCTTCGTGAGTGCTACGATCATCACGCTGCCGATGTAATCCGCGCCTCCAGTGATAAGCGTATTCATTGTTTTCTCAATCTCGCGCGAAAATCCGCAATAGTACGAGAGAGTCCCTCATCAAGAGGAGTAACGGCCCGCCAATCCAGTTTTTGTAGTGCTAGAGTCGTGTTTGGGCGACGTTGGCGCGGATCATCCTGAGGGAGAGGGTCAAAAACAAGTTCTGATTTGCTGACCGTCTGTTCCAAGACTTTACGCGCCAGTTCTAGGATAGTGAATTCTCCTGGGTTGCCAAGGTTCACGGGTCCAGTAAAGTCGTCGTCGGAATCCATCAAACGCACCAATCCATCAACAAGGTCGTCAACGTAACAGAAAGAACGCGTCTGGTTTCCATCGCCGTAAATGGTGATAGGTTCTCCCTTTAGGGCTTGAACGATGAAGTTACTGACTACTCGTCCATCATTGAGATCCATACGTGGTCCGTAAGTGTTAAAAATACGTGCCACTTTAATATGGAGCCCGTGCTGACGATGGTAGTCGAAAAAAAGCGTTTCCGCGCAACGTTTGCCTTCATCATAACAAGCCCGTGTCCCAATAGGATTCACGTTACCCCAGTAGGCCTCCGTTTGAGGATGCTCCACAGGATCACCGTAAACTTCAGACGTGGAAGCCTGAAGAATTTTCGCTCTCGTACGCTTCGCCAAACCCAACATATTGATTGCCCCATGCACAGATGTCTTTGTTGTTTGTACCGGATCTCGCTGATAATGGACAGGTGAAGCCGGGCATGCCAAATTATAAATTGCGTCTACTTCCACGTAGAGCGGAAACGTCACGTCGTGGCGAATAAACTCGAAATGAGGATGTCGCGAAAGAGACGCGACATTAGCTTTAGAGCCTGTATAACAGTTATCGACACAAAGTACTTCGTTCCCCCGCTCTAGTAATTTTTCACAAAGATGTGACCCAATGAACCCAGCTCCACCGGTAACGAGAAGACGAGACACATTCGAACCTCCCACAAACAAGAATTTTCAGAGTAACTCAAAGTCAGTTATAGCAGAAAACTTTAATATGCCCCATCCGCATTGATTATAATCTGAATCGTGCGAAACAAAATAACAATATCTAACCACAGTGACCAGTTACGAGTGTAATATAAATCCAAATCTTTGCTTTGTTGATAATCTAAAATATCATTCCGACCACTAACCTGCCATAACCCTGTCAAACCTGGTTTAACACTATAAATTTGGCGTGCCATCTCTCCGTAGCGGGTCTCAATTTCCCACGGGACAAAAGGACGCGGTCCCACAAGACTCATTTCACCTTTAAGGACGTTAAAAAGTTGAGGCAATTCATCTAAACTACTTTTTCTCAAAAAGTGACCAATTTTTGTAACCCTAGGGTCGTTTTTAAGTTTAAAAGAAATTTCGTATTCTTGCCTCAGCGTTTCATCTTTCAACATTTCTTTTAACTTTTGCTCTGCGTTTGGAACCATAGTTCTAAATTTATACATGGTGAAAGGCACCATATTGTGCCCCATACGTGTTTGTGTAAAAAAAACACTTCCTCCATCATCTTTTTTGATTCTATAGGCCACGTACAAAAAAATCGGCGAAAAAAGAAATAACGCTATTAAAGCTCCTCCCCAATCCATCATAGTCTTAATTAGATTTACCGGGTTTCGTGAGGAAGATATCACCGGAACACCATCCACATCACGCATAGAAGCAGTGAAAGTGGTAAGCATGTACATATCGGGAATATAAGAGACCCGCTTCACGCGCATCCCCGCAATATCTAAGATGTGAGCTCGTAGATCTCGCGCACTCGAGGGGATTGCCACAACGACTTCCCCCACGTTCAGATTCTGCTGAATCTCCGCGAAATCTTCCACCCCACCTAGAACAGGAACATCGACCACGGTGGTTCCCCATTTCGCAGCATCATCGTCCAGAAAACCCACAACCTCACAACTCATAAAGGAATGTTCTTTTATCTTTTTGGCGTATAACTCTCCTGTTTTTCCCGCTCCAATAATCAGAATACGCGTTTTAAGGAGTCCTAACCCGAAAAGCAATCGACGAAAAAAGTAACGCCCCACTAAGCACGATGGAGCAAAGAGAGCCGCGCTAACAAAGATAGCAACCCGAGAAAAAGGCAACCTCAGCGTAAAAAGAGCGACAATGACAATCACCGTCGCCGTCACTGAGGCCTTCAAAACTGCCCGCATTTCGTCCCAGAACATCCAACTCTTGAATTCGTAGAGAGAATTGAAAGCGAAACATACCAAGAAAACGCCACTCAAAAAAAGCTTTCTCTCTACCTGTAAAACGCCAGGTATAGAAGTCCACAGGGACAACACGAGTCCCAAACAGACCCAGTAAACACCAAAATCCAGCGCCACCTGGGTCAATTGCACCGTCAAGCGTTTAGCGACATAGAAAGCTGATTGAACAGGAAGAGAATTCAAAGCGGCATCCTCGGTAAAAACATTATCCTTCATGGCTCCTGCGTCCCTTTTGTTTGAGAATTAGTTTGAGAATTAGAAAGAGGTCTCTTCATCGCCACAAAAAATACATTGGGATCAAACGTAGTCCGCACGGCAAAAATGCTGACCATATCCCAACCTTGAAGCCCTTCTTTGTTAAGGATCCCTTCGATTTCGTTCAACTTTTCCACTGTCTCCGCTTTCTTCTGCAGGGGAGTCAAGGAATTCAAAGGCACAATTTTATACTCGTAACGCACAATCTCCTGAGCGTACACAACGGGCAAGCCCATGAAGCCCACAAAAAACACCCCACAAGCCAACACTAAAAAAAACTTTCTCCTCATCGAATAATGACCCCCACTGCCACCGCCACTTTGTAGATAATGTCTATCGTGTCTCGGAGCGACTCGAAAGATTGCCGGTCGGAGTACTTCACAGGAGCGACAATCGTGTCCCCCGGCTCCACCATAGCGGAAAGTCCTTTGGGCGGCATCCATTTTTTACTCGACAAAACACCCGCTCCCCGAGTAAGACGAACGATTGTGCCGTCGGCTTTCATCAGATATAACATTCGCTTGTGAGCAGTACGCAGATACCCGCCCGCCGCGTTGATATAGTCGTTAATTCCCATGCGTGAATTATACACCTGAGACGAAGCAGCATACACCGCTCCCATAATCTCCACAGTGGAAGGCACTTGAGGAATCTGAAGTTGGTCCCCATCCTCCAGTTCTAAGTCCCAAGGCGTCCCTTTAATCGCTTCGGAAACGTCCAGCTTGATCACCACCCGCCCCAGCGCAGGCACGTTTCGAAGACTCTCGATCAGCTCGCGACGGCGTTGGTATTCTTCAGCGCGAGCGGCCGACGCGGAATTGGTCGTCTGTTGTCCCGATACCTCCAGTAAATCTCGTTCCATCTGATCGGCTGTGCGGTTCAATTCCTTACGTTGTTCCTCCGCTACACGGCGACGGGTAAAAACTCCCCCTCTTAAATAAGCCCGAGAGGTAAACCCTCCACTCCGAAGAAGAAGGTCAGAAAGCCGTTCTCCCTTGATCACCGCGTAAGTTCCAGGATGAAGAACTTCCCCTCTGATATTGACCATCCGTTGAGATTCCCAATCGGGGATAATATGCACCAATAAGTAATCGTCTACTTCCAACGTGAGGTTGTGAGCTGGATCCTCGCTCAAAGCGGCGGAGACATCAATCTCGAAACGACTCGTCACAGGCCCAGAGGGGGTGGGAGTAATGCGTGTCAGCTCCGCTCTGTTGGAGGCCGTTATCAACAAACCACCCGCATAGGAAATAAGTTCGCTGATTTTCGTCACACCGGGCACAACCCCATAAGTGCCGGGACGTCCTACAGGTCCTCCAATTTTCACTATGGTGGAAAGATTGATCACAGGGAACAGACGCAGAATATCCCCGTCCGACAAAAGAGTTCCTGACAACTCTTGTACTCCGCCTTCGAAAACGGTACGGTAAGATTGATCTCCAATTTTATAATATTGAATGCGTCCTTTAAAAGTTTGGGCGGAAATGCCCCCTGCCAGATAGAGCAAGTCTTGGACGCGAGTTTTCGTCTTCAATTCATAGACGCCGGGACGCCGAATTTCCCCTGTCAGACCGACCAAAGGCCCTGTGGGAGGAACGAAGATCACATCCTCTGGCAAAAGGCGAACGTCTTTCGTTTTATCCCCTTTCAACAACAAGTCGTACATGTCGAAAGTCGTAATCGTTTTACCTCCGCGTTTCAGCTCGATGCAACGCAAAGTACCGGAATTAGAAGGTCCCCCTGAGGCTAGAAGAGCGTTGACCAGCGTGGCGAAGGAGGAAATCGTGTAAGCCCCTGGGCGTCGAACATCCCCCGTTACATAAACAGTGACAGAGCGCAAGCCCCCCATGGAAACATTCATCTGGTAATCCGTGAAGTAGCGGTCGAAAGCCGCTTTTAAAACCCTTTTCGCCTCTTCCAGGGTATACCCCAACAGGCGAACCGACCCGATATTGGGTACATTAGCAAAACCATCCCGATTAATAGTAACGTTAAAATTCCCCTCTACCATTCCCCAGAGGGTAATCACCAACTCGTCCTCTGGACCTAGGAGATAACCTGCCGTCACCGGCACGGAGTCCACAGGCGCGTAAGTCGAGGGTGACTGACGGAAAAACGACATACCATAGCGAGGAAGTCGTCGTAGCAAAGTACCCACAGGATTTGGCGTAAAATCTGACGCTCCTAAGATTTCGGCGAAATACTGGTTGATCTCCATCTCGCTAGGCCCCTCAGCAGGATCTGAAGCGTTCGTGTCTCCCACATCCAAAGCCGAAGAAGAAGTTTCTCCCTGAACAAAGGTTCCTTCCAAAGGCGCCGCCGCCTCTCCTACGAGTGCTGATGTGGATCTCGCAGAAGTCGTCGATACAACGCCACTCGTCCGTTCTCCAGTCGCCAACGCCGCCGCGTCGGCATGGGGCAAAAAGAACAACAGCGCTCCTATAAATAAAACGCAAAATAAAGCATACTTTTCTTTTATGTTTGGATTGTTCATGAACATAAGCCTCAACTCCTTGCCCTTTGTCGAAAGCCTAGCGGAAAAAATCAAATAAACTCTGAATCTGAGGTTTTGCCGTTTCGGCCGCCTCGAAAGAACAATATTCCTCCAAAAGTTTCCCTACGTTCTTCTTGAGTTCCATCGGTCGTAACTGGGA is a window from the Synergistaceae bacterium genome containing:
- a CDS encoding SDR family oxidoreductase translates to MSRLLVTGGAGFIGSHLCEKLLERGNEVLCVDNCYTGSKANVASLSRHPHFEFIRHDVTFPLYVEVDAIYNLACPASPVHYQRDPVQTTKTSVHGAINMLGLAKRTRAKILQASTSEVYGDPVEHPQTEAYWGNVNPIGTRACYDEGKRCAETLFFDYHRQHGLHIKVARIFNTYGPRMDLNDGRVVSNFIVQALKGEPITIYGDGNQTRSFCYVDDLVDGLVRLMDSDDDFTGPVNLGNPGEFTILELARKVLEQTVSKSELVFDPLPQDDPRQRRPNTTLALQKLDWRAVTPLDEGLSRTIADFRARLRKQ
- a CDS encoding sugar transferase, translating into MKDNVFTEDAALNSLPVQSAFYVAKRLTVQLTQVALDFGVYWVCLGLVLSLWTSIPGVLQVERKLFLSGVFLVCFAFNSLYEFKSWMFWDEMRAVLKASVTATVIVIVALFTLRLPFSRVAIFVSAALFAPSCLVGRYFFRRLLFGLGLLKTRILIIGAGKTGELYAKKIKEHSFMSCEVVGFLDDDAAKWGTTVVDVPVLGGVEDFAEIQQNLNVGEVVVAIPSSARDLRAHILDIAGMRVKRVSYIPDMYMLTTFTASMRDVDGVPVISSSRNPVNLIKTMMDWGGALIALFLFSPIFLYVAYRIKKDDGGSVFFTQTRMGHNMVPFTMYKFRTMVPNAEQKLKEMLKDETLRQEYEISFKLKNDPRVTKIGHFLRKSSLDELPQLFNVLKGEMSLVGPRPFVPWEIETRYGEMARQIYSVKPGLTGLWQVSGRNDILDYQQSKDLDLYYTRNWSLWLDIVILFRTIQIIINADGAY
- a CDS encoding DUF4177 domain-containing protein; translated protein: MRRKFFLVLACGVFFVGFMGLPVVYAQEIVRYEYKIVPLNSLTPLQKKAETVEKLNEIEGILNKEGLQGWDMVSIFAVRTTFDPNVFFVAMKRPLSNSQTNSQTKGTQEP
- a CDS encoding SLBB domain-containing protein, which gives rise to MNNPNIKEKYALFCVLFIGALLFFLPHADAAALATGERTSGVVSTTSARSTSALVGEAAAPLEGTFVQGETSSSALDVGDTNASDPAEGPSEMEINQYFAEILGASDFTPNPVGTLLRRLPRYGMSFFRQSPSTYAPVDSVPVTAGYLLGPEDELVITLWGMVEGNFNVTINRDGFANVPNIGSVRLLGYTLEEAKRVLKAAFDRYFTDYQMNVSMGGLRSVTVYVTGDVRRPGAYTISSFATLVNALLASGGPSNSGTLRCIELKRGGKTITTFDMYDLLLKGDKTKDVRLLPEDVIFVPPTGPLVGLTGEIRRPGVYELKTKTRVQDLLYLAGGISAQTFKGRIQYYKIGDQSYRTVFEGGVQELSGTLLSDGDILRLFPVINLSTIVKIGGPVGRPGTYGVVPGVTKISELISYAGGLLITASNRAELTRITPTPSGPVTSRFEIDVSAALSEDPAHNLTLEVDDYLLVHIIPDWESQRMVNIRGEVLHPGTYAVIKGERLSDLLLRSGGFTSRAYLRGGVFTRRRVAEEQRKELNRTADQMERDLLEVSGQQTTNSASAARAEEYQRRRELIESLRNVPALGRVVIKLDVSEAIKGTPWDLELEDGDQLQIPQVPSTVEIMGAVYAASSQVYNSRMGINDYINAAGGYLRTAHKRMLYLMKADGTIVRLTRGAGVLSSKKWMPPKGLSAMVEPGDTIVAPVKYSDRQSFESLRDTIDIIYKVAVAVGVIIR